The sequence AAAAACAGTGGATCATCGGCGCGGTCGAACGCGACCCCGAAGCCATCGCGCCCGAAGTCAAAAAGCAATTGCTGCGCAGCCTGGTCGCCGCCGAACAGTTCGAGAAATTCCTGCACACCAAATTCCTGGGGCAAAAACGCTTCTCGCTCGAAGGCTGCGAAACGATCATCCCGATGCTCGATCAACTGATTGCGGGTGCGGCGGCGCGCGGCATTGATGAAGTCGTCTTTGGTATGGCGCATCGCGGACGGTTGACGGTACTCGCCAACATCATCGGCAATTTCAGCGAACGCCTCTTCACCATCTTTGAAGGCTCCGTCCACCCCAACTTTCCGGCGGATAGCGGCGACGTGAAATACCATCAGGGCGCGGTGGCCGAACGCGAAGTCGGCGGCCAGGCGGTCAAGCTCACGCTCGCGCCCAACCCCAGCCACCTGGAAGCCGTCAACACCGTGGTCGAAGGCATGGTGCGCGCCAAACAGGATGCGCGTATCGTGGACGGCAACAAAGACGCCGCGCGCGCCAGCGTCCTGCCCGTCTTGTTACACGGCGACGCTGCTTTCATCGGGCAAGGCGTCGTGATGGAAACGCTGAATCTGGCCGATCTGAAAGGCTATCGCACGGGCGGCACGATTCACATCATCATCAACAACCAGATCGGTTTCACGACTTCACCCGAGTCGGGCCGCTCTTCGATCTATTCGAGCGATGTGGCGAAGATGACGCAACTGCCGATCTTCCATGTCAATTGCGACGACGTAGAAGCCGCGCACCGCACCATCCAGCTCGCGTTGGAATGGCGGCAAAAATACCGCAAAGACATTGTCATTGACTTGATCGGCTTCCGCCGCCACGGCCACAACGAAGGCGACGAACCCAGCTACACGCAACCGCTGATGTACCAGCGCGTCAAAGAACACCCCGGCGTGCGCGAACTTTATGCCCGCCGGCTCATTCGCGAAGGCGTCGTCACGGCGGACGAAGTGCAGCAGATGATCGAAGAGCGTTGGCGGCGCTATGAAAATGCGCTGCTCGGCGCGAAAGAAATTGTCGCGCGCCTCAAAACCGCTGGGGGCGTTGCCGCGCTGCCCGAACCAGCGGCGGATGAGGACGGTTCCGAAGTATTGGAAACCGGCGTCACGGCGGATGTGCTGACGCACATTTCGCAAACGCTCAGCGTCGTTCCGCAGGGCTTCAACTTGAATCCTAAGATGGTCAGTCAGATGTCGCGCCGCGCCAAGATGGGCAGCGGCGAAGCGCCGATTGATTGGGGCTTTGGCGAAAGCCTGGCCTTTGGCTCACTGGCGTTGGAAGGCACAACCGTCCGGCTCTCCGGCGAAGATTGCGGGCGCGGCACCTTCAGCCAGCGCCACGCGATCCTGTATGACACGCGCACGGGCCAGCCCTGGACGCCGCTGGAATCATTAGGCAAGTTCGAAGTGTTTGACAGTTCGCTCTCCGAATTCGGCGTGCTGGGATTCGATTACGGCTTTGCCGTCGTCGCACACAATGCGCTGACAATGTGGGAAGCGCAATTCGGCGATTTCGCCAACGGCGCGCAAGTCATCATTGACCAATTCATCGCGCCCGGCGAAGACAAATGGAAACAGACCAGCCGCCTGGTCATGCTCTTGCCGCACGGTTACGAAGGGCAAGGCCCCGAACATTCCAGCGCGCGGCTCGAACGCTATTTGCAACTCTGCGCCGAAAACAACATGCAGGTTTGCTATCCGACCACGCCCGCCCAGTACTTTCATTTGCTGCGGCGGCAGGTCAAACAAAGCGCCGAACGCCCGCTGATCGTGATGACGCCCAAGAGTCTGTTGCGTTTGCCGCAAGCAGTTTCTTCGCTCGCTCAATTCACCACAGGCGGATTTTTGCCGGTCATCGGCGACACGGTTGCGCCCGCCGCGGTCGAGCGCGTGCTGGTTTGCAGCGGCAAGGTCTATTACGACCTGCACGCCGAGCGTGAAAAACGCGGCGACAATCGTGTTGCTATTCTGCGGCTCGAACAGTTCTATCCCTTCCCGCAAACACTGTTGCAACGCTGGCTCGCGCATTACGGCCAGGCCCGCCAGCTTTTCTGGGTGCAAGAAGAGCCGCGCAACATGGGCGGCTGGTGGTTCATGCGCTCGCGGCTCGAAGCGTTGACGCGCGCCGGACAGGAACTGCGTTACGTCGGTCGCACGGCCAGCGCGAGTCCGGCGACGGGTTCGTATACTCTGCATCAGTTAGAGCAGCAGGAATTTTTGCGGGAGGCGTTGAGTTTGTAATTGCCTCAAAGAGCCAAACCGATAAATGTTATGGCCGATGACAAGCTCGCTCATCCAGCGTTCGCCTCGAAGCCGCGCCAACCCCGTGTTGAAGCCCTGGGGTTAGGCGCGGCTACGCAAATGTCGTATGCCCAAATTCCTCGCCGGCAGGTAAATCTCATGGATCTCAAAGACATGTTTCGGTTCATTGCGCCCAACGTGCGTGACGCCGCGCTCAACACCGCCGCCCGGTTGAATCATCTGGGCATTCGCTATGCACTGGCCGGGGGATTGGCGGTTGGCGCGCACGGCTACATCCGCGCCACAAC is a genomic window of Acidobacteriota bacterium containing:
- a CDS encoding multifunctional oxoglutarate decarboxylase/oxoglutarate dehydrogenase thiamine pyrophosphate-binding subunit/dihydrolipoyllysine-residue succinyltransferase subunit, whose amino-acid sequence is MQQDDILQIIQEDFGANASYVEDILRQFQNNPRSVDEEWSEYFSDLLNGSNGANGSGSGVVAAAATATAARQVMAAPQPVVAAKPVSAPAPVAETDNAERLQIRGPALKIVENMDASLSVPIATSVRQIQIKLLDENRRWVNRHLEAQGKGKTSYTHLIAWAMIKALAKYPQMNDGYETQAGASMRIKRPDVNLGVAVDVQKKDGSRTLLVPNVKSANRLNFIEFFNAYQDVIKRARDGKLAVADFQGTTISLTNPGTLGTSASSPRLMAGQGAIIATGAIEYSPEYAAMTDAALSQLGISKVVTLTSTYDHRIIQGAESGSFLAYVHELLMGQHGFYDELFFDLGITYKPLRWSKDYNPILFGVDREREMVKKQARIFEFINAYRVRGHLIADIDPLNLISMHEHLELEAETYGLSIWDLDRTFFTGGLGGKDEASFREIWAMLVRYYCSTVGVESRHITSREQKQWIIGAVERDPEAIAPEVKKQLLRSLVAAEQFEKFLHTKFLGQKRFSLEGCETIIPMLDQLIAGAAARGIDEVVFGMAHRGRLTVLANIIGNFSERLFTIFEGSVHPNFPADSGDVKYHQGAVAEREVGGQAVKLTLAPNPSHLEAVNTVVEGMVRAKQDARIVDGNKDAARASVLPVLLHGDAAFIGQGVVMETLNLADLKGYRTGGTIHIIINNQIGFTTSPESGRSSIYSSDVAKMTQLPIFHVNCDDVEAAHRTIQLALEWRQKYRKDIVIDLIGFRRHGHNEGDEPSYTQPLMYQRVKEHPGVRELYARRLIREGVVTADEVQQMIEERWRRYENALLGAKEIVARLKTAGGVAALPEPAADEDGSEVLETGVTADVLTHISQTLSVVPQGFNLNPKMVSQMSRRAKMGSGEAPIDWGFGESLAFGSLALEGTTVRLSGEDCGRGTFSQRHAILYDTRTGQPWTPLESLGKFEVFDSSLSEFGVLGFDYGFAVVAHNALTMWEAQFGDFANGAQVIIDQFIAPGEDKWKQTSRLVMLLPHGYEGQGPEHSSARLERYLQLCAENNMQVCYPTTPAQYFHLLRRQVKQSAERPLIVMTPKSLLRLPQAVSSLAQFTTGGFLPVIGDTVAPAAVERVLVCSGKVYYDLHAEREKRGDNRVAILRLEQFYPFPQTLLQRWLAHYGQARQLFWVQEEPRNMGGWWFMRSRLEALTRAGQELRYVGRTASASPATGSYTLHQLEQQEFLREALSL